Proteins from a genomic interval of Neodiprion lecontei isolate iyNeoLeco1 chromosome 2, iyNeoLeco1.1, whole genome shotgun sequence:
- the LOC107227234 gene encoding UDP-glucosyltransferase 2 isoform X4, with protein sequence MKPTHLLLILFCAICLARNVEGARILGVFPLPGKSHFAMFKEVMKSLAKAGHQVDMVSHFPQRNAPPNYNDMISLASIGITVVNNMSYELVKTFAGAELQGLVQLTGNDICEALGHSEVQNLIKNPPTDPPYDLVITELFYASCYFAFGRHLKVPVIGLSSSTIVPQANAPLGNPLNTAIVSEISDRPASHMNFRQRLTNTLTTVYMNLQSRYYMKAQNDMVKKYFGPDMPDVEELERDMSLLLVNTHPIFHGIRPLTPAVVEVSGLHIHDDNSTIPAYLRKWLSDSSDGFIYFSFGSLVMFESFPSADLAEIYAAFAKVAPLRILLKVSDPKKLPRGWPNNVLPLHWVPQVQVLKHKNIRGFITHGGLMGLQEAVAYAVPLIGIPLFGDQMGNINICVERGIAVRLNYTDLKADKIVAAIKTITQDPKYKKNMDAASKQFLDRPKSPHDTAVFWIEYILKHGADSLRSPAIKLTWWQVALLDVYGSVLAALLLVLYAFKVIFFCIVRRAFGTGKMSPLAKKTN encoded by the exons ATGAAGCCGACACATCTGCTGCTGATTTTGTTCTGCGCAATCTGCCTCGCACGAAATGTCGAGGGAGCTAGAATATTGGGAGTGTTTCCCTTGCCAGGAAAGAGTCATTTCGCAATGTTCAAAGAAGTGATGAAAAGCCTTGCCAAGGCGGGGCACCAGGTTGATATGGTTAGTCACTTTCCGCAGAGGAATGCACCTCCAAATTACAACGATATGATCAGTTTAGCAAGCATAGGTATTACAGTGGTCAATAACATGTCATATGAATTGGTGAAAACCTTCGCTGGTGCGGAATTGCAAGGTCTAGTTCAATTGACGGGAAACGATATTTGCGAAGCACTTGGACATTCCGAGGtgcaaaatttgataaaaaatccgCCAACTGATCCACCGTACGATTTAGTCATTACAGAG TTGTTCTATGCTAGCTGCTACTTTGCCTTCGGAAGGCATCTGAAAGTTCCGGTAATTGGTCTATCTTCTTCAACGATAGTGCCTCAAGCCAACGCACCACTTGGCAATCCCTTGAACACAGCCATCGTATCCGAGATCTCGGACCGCCCGGCTTCGCACATGAACTTCAGGCAACGACTCACAAACACGTTAACCACCGTGTACATGAATTTACAATCTAGATATTACATGAAAGCACAGAACGACATGGTCAAGAAGTACTTCGGGCCAGACATGCCTGACGTTGAAGAGCTTGAAAGGGACATGTCCCTACTTCTGGTCAACACTCACCCCATTTTTCACGGTATCAGACCGTTGACCCCGGCTGTTGTAGAGGTCTCAGGTCTGCACATCCATGATGATAACTCAACAATACCTGCG TATTTAAGGAAATGGTTGAGCGACAGCAGCGACGGTTTCATCTACTTCTCGTTTGGCTCGCTGGTGATGTTTGAATCATTTCCGAGTGCGGATCTGGCTGAGATATACGCAGCATTTGCCAAGGTTGCACCACTTCGTATTCTGTTGAAAGTGTCGGATCCGAAAAAACTACCACGTGGATGGCCCAACAACGTGTTGCCTTTGCATTGGGTTCCACAAGTACAAGTTTTGA AGCACAAAAATATTCGAGGCTTTATAACGCACGGCGGATTGATGGGACTTCAAGAAGCAGTGGCTTACGCTGTACCATTGATCGGCATTCCTCTATTCGGCGATCAAATGGGTAACATAAATATTTGCGTGGAGAGAGGAATCGCCGTACGTTTGAATTACACGGATTTGAAGGCAGATAAGATTGTTGCAGCCATAAAGACTATTACCCAAGACCCTAAGTATAA GAAGAATATGGATGCAGCATCGAAGCAATTTCTGGACCGACCAAAGTCACCGCACGACACGGCTGTTTTTTGGATTGAGTATATCTTGAAACATGGGGCAGATTCCTTACGATCACCGGCGATTAAGTTGACGTGGTGGCAAGTTGCCCTGCTTGACGTTTACGGAAGCGTACTAGCTGCGCTTTTGCTCGTTCTATATGCTTTTAAGGTTATTTTCTTCTGTATTGTAAGGCGTGCTTTTGGAACGGGTAAAATGTCACCATTAGCGAAGAAAACTAACTGA
- the LOC107227234 gene encoding UDP-glucosyltransferase 2 isoform X1, which produces MQVKMKLTHLLLVSLSCIICFGRHAKGARILGMFPLQGKSHFAMFKEVLKSLANAGHRVDVVSHFPLENAPPNYTDIISLRGTGIVVHNSMTYELLQSISSAPMEVVIKLAGNDVCESLGKPEMQNLIKNPPTDPPYDLVITELFFASCYFAFGRHLKVPVIGLSSATIMPQANAPLGNPLNTAIVSEISDRPASHMNFRQRLTNTLTTVYMNLQSRYYMKAQNDMVKKYFGPDMPDVEELERDMSLLLVNTHPIFHGIRPLTPAVVEVPGLHIHDEHSTMPVHLMKWLDDSSDGFIYFSFGSMIQFESFPSADVVEMYAAFAKVAPLRVLLKVADPDKLPPGCPDNVLHLPWVPQVQVLKHENIRGFITHGGLMGLQEAVAYAVPLIGIPLFGDQMSNINICVERGIAVRLNYMDLKADEIVAAIKTVSQDPKYKKNMDAASKQFLDRPKSPHDTAVFWIEYILKHGADSLRSPAIKLTWWQVALLDVYGSVLAALLLVLYAFKVIFFCIVRRAFGTGKMSPLAKKTN; this is translated from the exons ATGCAAGTCAAAATGAAGTTGACGCACCTGTTGCTGGTTTCATTATCCTGCATAATCTGCTTTGGACGACATGCCAAGGGAGCCAGAATATTGGGAATGTTCCCTTTGCAAGGAAAGAGTCATTTTGCAATGTTTAAAGAGGTGCTAAAGAGTCTTGCCAATGCCGGACACCGGGTTGACGTTGTTAGCCATTTTCCGCTAGAGAATGCACCTCCAAATTACACTGACATAATCAGTTTAAGAGGTACAGGTATAGTAGTACACAACAGTATGACATATGAATTATTGCAAAGTATTAGCAGTGCACCTATGGAAGTTGTGATTAAATTGGCTGGAAACGACGTTTGTGAATCACTTGGAAAACCCGAAATGCAGAATTTAATAAAGAATCCTCCTACTGATCCACCGTACGATTTAGTCATTACAGAG TTATTCTTCGCGAGCTGCTACTTTGCCTTTGGAAGGCATTTGAAAGTTCCGGTGATCGGTTTGTCCTCTGCGACGATAATGCCTCAGGCCAACGCACCACTTGGCAACCCCTTGAACACAGCCATCGTATCCGAGATCTCGGACCGCCCGGCTTCGCACATGAACTTCAGGCAGCGACTCACAAACACGTTAACCACCGTGTACATGAATTTACAATCTAGATATTACATGAAAGCACAGAACGACATGGTCAAGAAGTACTTCGGGCCAGACATGCCTGACGTTGAAGAGCTTGAAAGGGACATGTCCCTACTTCTGGTCAACACCCACCCCATTTTTCACGGTATCAGACCGTTGACCCCGGCTGTTGTAGAGGTCCCAGGTCTGCATATCCATGATGAACATTCAACAATGCCTGTG CATCTGATGAAATGGTTGGACGACAGTAGCGATGGCTTCATCTACTTTTCGTTCGGATCAATGATTCAGTTCGAATCGTTTCCAAGTGCGGACGTGGTCGAAATGTACGCAGCATTTGCCAAGGTCGCACCACTTCGTGTTCTGCTAAAAGTGGCGGACCCTGATAAATTACCACCGGGATGCCCCGATAATGTACTGCATCTTCCGTGGGTTCCGCAAGTCCAAGTTTTGA AGCATGAAAATATAAGAGGTTTCATAACACACGGTGGTTTGATGGGACTGCAAGAAGCAGTGGCCTACGCTGTACCATTGATCGGCATTCCTCTATTCGGCGATCAAATGAGTAACATAAATATTTGCGTGGAGAGAGGAATCGCCGTACGTTTGAATTACATGGATTTGAAGGCAGATGAGATTGTTGCAGCCATAAAGACTGTTAGCCAGGACCCTAAGTATAA GAAGAATATGGATGCAGCATCGAAGCAATTTCTGGACCGACCAAAGTCACCGCACGACACGGCTGTTTTTTGGATTGAGTATATCTTGAAACATGGGGCAGATTCCTTACGATCACCGGCGATTAAGTTGACGTGGTGGCAAGTTGCCCTGCTTGACGTTTACGGAAGCGTACTAGCTGCGCTTTTGCTCGTTCTATATGCTTTTAAGGTTATTTTCTTCTGTATTGTAAGGCGTGCTTTTGGAACGGGTAAAATGTCACCATTAGCGAAGAAAACTAACTGA
- the LOC107227234 gene encoding UDP-glucosyltransferase 2 isoform X3, producing the protein MKPTHLLLILFCAICLARNVEGARILGVFPLPGKSHFAMFKEVMKSLAKAGHQVDMVSHFPQRNAPPNYNDMISLASIGITVVNNMSYELVKTFAGAELQGLVQLTGNDICEALGHSEVQNLIKNPPTDPPYDLVITELFFASCYFAFGRHLKVPVIGLSSATIMPQANAPLGNPLNTAIVSEISDRPASHMNFRQRLTNTLTTVYMNLQSRYYMKAQNDMVKKYFGPDMPDVEELERDMSLLLVNTHPIFHGIRPLTPAVVEVPGLHIHDEHSTMPVHLMKWLDDSSDGFIYFSFGSMIQFESFPSADVVEMYAAFAKVAPLRVLLKVADPDKLPPGCPDNVLHLPWVPQVQVLKHENIRGFITHGGLMGLQEAVAYAVPLIGIPLFGDQMSNINICVERGIAVRLNYMDLKADEIVAAIKTVSQDPKYKKNMDAASKQFLDRPKSPHDTAVFWIEYILKHGADSLRSPAIKLTWWQVALLDVYGSVLAALLLVLYAFKVIFFCIVRRAFGTGKMSPLAKKTN; encoded by the exons ATGAAGCCGACACATCTGCTGCTGATTTTGTTCTGCGCAATCTGCCTCGCACGAAATGTCGAGGGAGCTAGAATATTGGGAGTGTTTCCCTTGCCAGGAAAGAGTCATTTCGCAATGTTCAAAGAAGTGATGAAAAGCCTTGCCAAGGCGGGGCACCAGGTTGATATGGTTAGTCACTTTCCGCAGAGGAATGCACCTCCAAATTACAACGATATGATCAGTTTAGCAAGCATAGGTATTACAGTGGTCAATAACATGTCATATGAATTGGTGAAAACCTTCGCTGGTGCGGAATTGCAAGGTCTAGTTCAATTGACGGGAAACGATATTTGCGAAGCACTTGGACATTCCGAGGtgcaaaatttgataaaaaatccgCCAACTGATCCACCGTACGATTTAGTCATTACAGAG TTATTCTTCGCGAGCTGCTACTTTGCCTTTGGAAGGCATTTGAAAGTTCCGGTGATCGGTTTGTCCTCTGCGACGATAATGCCTCAGGCCAACGCACCACTTGGCAACCCCTTGAACACAGCCATCGTATCCGAGATCTCGGACCGCCCGGCTTCGCACATGAACTTCAGGCAGCGACTCACAAACACGTTAACCACCGTGTACATGAATTTACAATCTAGATATTACATGAAAGCACAGAACGACATGGTCAAGAAGTACTTCGGGCCAGACATGCCTGACGTTGAAGAGCTTGAAAGGGACATGTCCCTACTTCTGGTCAACACCCACCCCATTTTTCACGGTATCAGACCGTTGACCCCGGCTGTTGTAGAGGTCCCAGGTCTGCATATCCATGATGAACATTCAACAATGCCTGTG CATCTGATGAAATGGTTGGACGACAGTAGCGATGGCTTCATCTACTTTTCGTTCGGATCAATGATTCAGTTCGAATCGTTTCCAAGTGCGGACGTGGTCGAAATGTACGCAGCATTTGCCAAGGTCGCACCACTTCGTGTTCTGCTAAAAGTGGCGGACCCTGATAAATTACCACCGGGATGCCCCGATAATGTACTGCATCTTCCGTGGGTTCCGCAAGTCCAAGTTTTGA AGCATGAAAATATAAGAGGTTTCATAACACACGGTGGTTTGATGGGACTGCAAGAAGCAGTGGCCTACGCTGTACCATTGATCGGCATTCCTCTATTCGGCGATCAAATGAGTAACATAAATATTTGCGTGGAGAGAGGAATCGCCGTACGTTTGAATTACATGGATTTGAAGGCAGATGAGATTGTTGCAGCCATAAAGACTGTTAGCCAGGACCCTAAGTATAA GAAGAATATGGATGCAGCATCGAAGCAATTTCTGGACCGACCAAAGTCACCGCACGACACGGCTGTTTTTTGGATTGAGTATATCTTGAAACATGGGGCAGATTCCTTACGATCACCGGCGATTAAGTTGACGTGGTGGCAAGTTGCCCTGCTTGACGTTTACGGAAGCGTACTAGCTGCGCTTTTGCTCGTTCTATATGCTTTTAAGGTTATTTTCTTCTGTATTGTAAGGCGTGCTTTTGGAACGGGTAAAATGTCACCATTAGCGAAGAAAACTAACTGA
- the LOC107227234 gene encoding UDP-glucosyltransferase 2 isoform X2, which produces MKPTHLLLILFCAICLARNVEGARILGVFPLPGKSHFAMFKEVMKSLAKAGHQVDMVSHFPQRNAPPNYNDMISLASIGITVVNNMSYELVKTFAGAELQGLVQLTGNDICEALGHSEVQNLIKNPPTDPPYDLVITELFYASCYFAFGRHLKVPVIGLSSSTIVPQANAPLGNPLNTAIVSEISDRPASHMNFRQRLTNTLTTVYMNLQSRYYMKAQNDMVKKYFGPDMPDVEELERDMSLLLVNTHPIFHGIRPLTPAVVEVSGLHIHDDNSTIPAYLRKWLSDSSDGFIYFSFGSLVMFESFPSADLAEIYAAFAKVAPLRILLKVSDPKKLPRGWPNNVLPLHWVPQVQVLKHKNIRGFITHGGLMGLQEAVAYAVPLIGIPLFGDQMGNINICVERGIAVRLNYTDLKADKIVAAIKTITQDPKYKKNMVAVSKQFLDRPRSPHDVAVFWIEYILKHGADSLRSPATKLTWWQVELLDVYGTVLASLLLILYIVKFIFSTILGHVFRTSASLPLSKKTN; this is translated from the exons ATGAAGCCGACACATCTGCTGCTGATTTTGTTCTGCGCAATCTGCCTCGCACGAAATGTCGAGGGAGCTAGAATATTGGGAGTGTTTCCCTTGCCAGGAAAGAGTCATTTCGCAATGTTCAAAGAAGTGATGAAAAGCCTTGCCAAGGCGGGGCACCAGGTTGATATGGTTAGTCACTTTCCGCAGAGGAATGCACCTCCAAATTACAACGATATGATCAGTTTAGCAAGCATAGGTATTACAGTGGTCAATAACATGTCATATGAATTGGTGAAAACCTTCGCTGGTGCGGAATTGCAAGGTCTAGTTCAATTGACGGGAAACGATATTTGCGAAGCACTTGGACATTCCGAGGtgcaaaatttgataaaaaatccgCCAACTGATCCACCGTACGATTTAGTCATTACAGAG TTGTTCTATGCTAGCTGCTACTTTGCCTTCGGAAGGCATCTGAAAGTTCCGGTAATTGGTCTATCTTCTTCAACGATAGTGCCTCAAGCCAACGCACCACTTGGCAATCCCTTGAACACAGCCATCGTATCCGAGATCTCGGACCGCCCGGCTTCGCACATGAACTTCAGGCAACGACTCACAAACACGTTAACCACCGTGTACATGAATTTACAATCTAGATATTACATGAAAGCACAGAACGACATGGTCAAGAAGTACTTCGGGCCAGACATGCCTGACGTTGAAGAGCTTGAAAGGGACATGTCCCTACTTCTGGTCAACACTCACCCCATTTTTCACGGTATCAGACCGTTGACCCCGGCTGTTGTAGAGGTCTCAGGTCTGCACATCCATGATGATAACTCAACAATACCTGCG TATTTAAGGAAATGGTTGAGCGACAGCAGCGACGGTTTCATCTACTTCTCGTTTGGCTCGCTGGTGATGTTTGAATCATTTCCGAGTGCGGATCTGGCTGAGATATACGCAGCATTTGCCAAGGTTGCACCACTTCGTATTCTGTTGAAAGTGTCGGATCCGAAAAAACTACCACGTGGATGGCCCAACAACGTGTTGCCTTTGCATTGGGTTCCACAAGTACAAGTTTTGA AGCACAAAAATATTCGAGGCTTTATAACGCACGGCGGATTGATGGGACTTCAAGAAGCAGTGGCTTACGCTGTACCATTGATCGGCATTCCTCTATTCGGCGATCAAATGGGTAACATAAATATTTGCGTGGAGAGAGGAATCGCCGTACGTTTGAATTACACGGATTTGAAGGCAGATAAGATTGTTGCAGCCATAAAGACTATTACCCAAGACCCTAAGTATAA AAAGAACATGGTTGCAGTATCGAAGCAATTCCTGGACCGACCGAGGTCTCCTCACGATGTAGCGGTTTTTTGGATCGAGTATATCCTGAAACATGGGGCAGATTCTTTGCGATCGCCAGCCACTAAGTTAACGTGGTGGCAAGTAGAGTTACTGGACGTATACGGCACCGTACTTGCTTCACTCCTGCTCATTCTCTACATcgtaaagtttattttttcaacgattcttGGTCACGTTTTTCGAACAAGTGCATCATTACCTCTATCGAAGAAAACGAATTGA
- the LOC124292819 gene encoding UDP-glucosyltransferase 2-like, which produces MRLFGRIILFVVMLTISHDEAYRILGIFPLRTKSHFLMCEQLMKGLAKRGHVVDVVSPFPMKTPFPNYNQIINLEGSVIGLHNNLTYDFALSNLLDKAIIPVIATTYGNDLCDLMALPEFQKIIKNQEDSPYDLVIVELFGANCYAALGQHFKVPVVGVVTSAVWPWVNDVVANPDNPAYIPHTFSGLDVRMNFWQRFQNALTLLKVKFEYWYYSDKQNEQIKKYIGNHAPSLDEAMRNVSLLLVNSHYSLNGVRPITMAVVEVGGLHIADTPDPLPNDVQQWLDDSKDGFVYISFGSMVKIESYPTKSLNALYASLAKLAPVRVLMRISKPNELPPGLPSNVMTRPWISQFAVLRHKNIKVFVTHGGLMGTQEAIYCGVPMIGVPLFGDQMQNIEFYAEKKIAVSLDHKNLTEENLDAAFSTVLNDPTYLKTAKRLSEEFRDRPMTAMETATFWVEYVVRYGGTNLKSPAMELTWWQTELFDVYGALLLAASLAVHLLIVVISKLSAIVLRTEKRSVPRSKKTK; this is translated from the exons ATGAGGCTGTTTGGTCGCATAATTTTATTCGTTGTTATGTTAACCATATCACACGACGAAGCGTACCGAATTTTGGGCATATTTCCGCTCCGGACGAAGAGTCACTTTTTGATGTGTGAGCAGCTGATGAAAGGATTGGCAAAACGAGGCCATGTGGTGGACGTTGTTAGTCCGTTTCCAATGAAGACACCTTTCCCCAACTACAACCAGATCATAAATTTGGAAGGGTCCGTTATTGGTCTACACAACAATCTGACCTACGATTTTGCTTTATCGAACCTGTTAGACAAGGCCATTATTCCCGTCATTGCCACTACATACGGTAATGACCTGTGTGACCTAATGGCACTTCCGGAGTTCCAGAAGATCATCAAAAATCAGGAGGATTCTCCTTACGATTTAGTTATCGTAGAG CTATTCGGTGCCAACTGTTATGCGGCTCTGGGCCAACATTTCAAAGTTCCCGTTGTCGGTGTCGTTACGAGCGCCGTGTGGCCGTGGGTGAACGACGTCGTGGCAAATCCTGATAATCCAGCCTACATTCCTCATACGTTTTCAGGTTTAGACgttcgaatgaatttttggCAACGATTTCAGAACGCTCTGACGTTGCTGaaggtgaaatttgaatactGGTATTACAGCGATAAACAAAATGAACAGATAAAAAAGTACATTGGGAACCACGCGCCCAGCCTGGACGAAGCTATGAGGAATGTGTCCTTACTTCTAGTCAATTCGCACTACAGCCTTAATGGAGTCAGGCCGATTACTATGGCCGTAGTTGAAGTCGGAGGACTTCACATTGCAGATACCCCAGACCCGTTGCCCAAT gATGTACAACAGTGGCTGGACGACAGCAAAGATGGTTTCGTCTATATCTCTTTTGGATCCATGGTGAAAATAGAGTCATATCCTACAAAATCGTTGAACGCGCTTTACGCATCCTTGGCAAAGTTGGCACCGGTACGCGTCCTAATGAGAATATCAAAACCAAACGAATTGCCGCCTGGGCTACCAAGCAACGTTATGACTCGTCCGTGGATTTCGCAATTTGCTGTACTTC GGCACAAAAACATAAAGGTGTTCGTAACTCACGGCGGTCTTATGGGAACTCAAGAAGCAATCTATTGCGGGGTTCCAATGATCGGCGTACCTCTGTTTGGAGATCAAATGCAGAACATCGAGTTTTacgcagagaaaaaaatcgcagTGAGTCTGGATCATAAAAATCTCACAGAGGAAAACTTGGACGCTGCCTTTAGTACTGTGCTGAATGACCCAACATATTT GAAAACAGCAAAGAGATTATCTGAAGAATTCCGAGACCGCCCAATGACCGCGATGGAAACAGCCACTTTCTGGGTCGAGTATGTGGTCAGATACGGTGGGACAAATCTTAAATCTCCTGCTATGGAATTAACTTGGTGGCAGACTGAACTATTCGACGTCTACGGAGCTTTGCTCTTGGCTGCCAGCCTCGCTGTACATTTGTTAATAGTCGTAATTAGTAAACTTTCAGCAATTGTTCTAAGAACCGAGAAGAGAAGCGTGCCCCGTTCTAAAAAAACGAAGTGA